A segment of the Cotesia glomerata isolate CgM1 linkage group LG2, MPM_Cglom_v2.3, whole genome shotgun sequence genome:
taatctatctatataaacgattaactttttatttttaataatattcatatttttttttttaaattcgtaTGTAGAATCACAGATTATTTCGGTGCTTCTCTTCACGCAGCTATGACATAAGTTGGTGCTGTTAAAACGCCACAATTGTTATCTTTTTGAGCCATTAGAATGTACCCATCATTACCCCAGTAATTAGACCATGAATTTTTAACGAGCCAGTAATCTTCGCCATTCATTGATCCCCAGCCAACTGCTAGAACAGCGTGATCTAAACCGTCTACTgtattttctgtaaaaaaaattattatttatgtgaaaaaaaatttattcaacatattctttaaatagaattttttcaaataaatttttttttctttattaaggAGGAATACCACTGTGATGGTCGAAAAAGAAGGTGATTttcgggatttttttttacagggaaaataaaggaatttgaggatttgattttttttattttattaagggtacattaaagattattgcCCTAAAttcgtattaaaaaatatttaattatttcaaagttattaacaatctcgtagagaacaaaaaaaaatttaacccTCTATGGTCGcatcgataactcaaaaacgaatcatctgaaaataaaaacccaaattgctttttaatcagtaaggatgtagttatcgttGCACAtacgaaattttgaaaatttttatttttaaaaaaacggcgactgattgaaaattttattatttttactgttttttttttgttttaacccggctaaaaaaatctttaaaattaaaattttaaaaattccgtATGTGCaacgataactacatccttactgattaaaaagcaatttgggtttttattttcagatgatccgtttttgaaTTATCGATGCAAACATggagggggaaattttttctagtgctctacgagattgttaataattttttaataattaaatgttttttaataaaaatttagggtaataatctttaatgtacccttgataaaataaaaaaaattcgatccCAAGTTCCTTTATTTAccctgttaaaaaaattcccaaaaatcaCCTTTTCTTTCGACCATTACAGTGGTGTtcctctttaaaaaaataagtttaaaagtttaaatttaaaaaattaattaaaataaaaatatgttaaaaaaaattaattaaaaagaaaaatatgttaaaaaaattaattaaaaaaaaaatacagtcgAGTCGCGTTATGAGTCCTCTTTGTGTCTCTCTCAtattaacaggcgagaccatctttttctcgctttgctctcacagagttcaacggaactatctctgtcgcactcctaacagcagagcaattgcagtttcgattggtttcacgaaacgaatgaaatttttgaaaaaaaccctttgtggtgaaatagtttattaaattatctattatctctaaaaacgttttttcaaaatttccattcgtttcgctcagccgattgaaactgcaatcattggtctcggctgttaacGCGAGTctggttaattaaaaaagaaaacaagcAGGACTCATAACGCGACTTGActgtatattaaaaattttaacttactGCAATGAGCGTCGTAGAAAACTCCATTAGAATAGAAAGAGAAAGCTTTTTGTGAAGCATCAAtggcaatggacactggaccATTTTTATAAAGAGCGACCTTCAACGCTTTAGGATCCCCAGAAGTAACATTGACAAAACCAGCCATCTTAGCAGTTAACGTAACATTATTGATATGACAGTAACCGTCTTGCCCAATGTATCCGCCGTACTCATCTTCAGTAGGGAGTCCACCGTGCTTCATGATCCACTCGTATGATCGGAAGTCTTCACCGCCGTCACAGCCATTGTTACCGTAGCCCCAAGAGCAATCTATCAGCGCTTGTTGAGATAATCGTACCAGATTTTTGTACTTCATAAAGTAAGCACCTTCGACTGCGCCTGTTGTACCAAAACTCCAGCAAGATCCGCAAACTGACTGATCTTTAACGGGTGTTACGGCGCCATAAAGTCTCCAGTCGTGATTTTCTGGTAGCGCAGCAGACTCTTTTTCTACGTCATGTGGGAAAGGTAGTCCACCGTTGTAAGAAATTGGACTGAATCGCTTTCCTCGTAAGTATTTCAACTCGGTGTCGTTGCGATCAGCCAAATGATTCACTGCCAATTGGAAGCCTTGATTCTTTCGGTTTATTGAGTGGATGTATctgattatattaaattataattgtgtaattttttttaattttgttgatattaaaattatttcaatttattttacctCAAATTTTGACGGAATATTTCCTTTCGGTTACCATGCTCTTTTATACCGTCGTACTGTTTGTTGTgttttcttttgaaaatttcaaactcTGTGTCTACGTGACGGTGatcattagaaataaattcatGGAT
Coding sequences within it:
- the LOC123260198 gene encoding digestive cysteine proteinase 1; this translates as MNYLRIFVILFIGISCANAFIKNPKFSKKHLKSPLKTKYLTSPTFSNQYVTKGTLYIPYAEIKEPFYAWYDGELGSSRIDYYGGMVKTFQLSGDGSHGSSIKIAPMTTEQELNKESCFKIYGDDQMAIQPQTILPDTSGMQCIGEEIIDGAPCEKWRLVEKFGEKTNKYTLWIRYKKSVNNGVKQAIPVRYEMKGFNSLLGSHYDHYYLDYDWYSYETPDANVFQIASNMSCTSFPGPGDRHLYTFNPIHEFISNDHRHVDTEFEIFKRKHNKQYDGIKEHGNRKEIFRQNLRYIHSINRKNQGFQLAVNHLADRNDTELKYLRGKRFSPISYNGGLPFPHDVEKESAALPENHDWRLYGAVTPVKDQSVCGSCWSFGTTGAVEGAYFMKYKNLVRLSQQALIDCSWGYGNNGCDGGEDFRSYEWIMKHGGLPTEDEYGGYIGQDGYCHINNVTLTAKMAGFVNVTSGDPKALKVALYKNGPVSIAIDASQKAFSFYSNGVFYDAHCKNTVDGLDHAVLAVGWGSMNGEDYWLVKNSWSNYWGNDGYILMAQKDNNCGVLTAPTYVIAA